The DNA region GCTCGCCGCGGTGGTCGCGCGCAGCGCCCTGGAGGGCGTGGGCAATGCGCCGCGTGAGCGGCTCGTCGTCGTCGACGACCCCCGGCTTGCGCTCGGCCGTCTCGCCGCGTACTGGCGCGAGCGCTTCACCGGTCCGCTGCTGGCGCTCACCGGCAGCAACGGCAAGACGACGGTGAAGGAAATGACGGCAGCGATCCTCGCGGTTGCGGCAGGCGGCCGCGAGCGCGTGCTCGCCACCGTCGGCAATCTCAACAACGACATCGGCGTGCCGCTCACGCTGCTGCGCCTCAACCCGCAGGATCACCGCTACGCCGTGGTGGAGATGGGGATGAACCACGCGGGCGAGATCGCGTATCTCTCGGGACTCGCGAGCCCCGATGTCGCGCTCGTCAACAATGCCGGTGTCGCGCACATCGAGAACCTCCGCTCGCGCGAGGCGATCGCGCGTGCGAAGGGCGAGATCTTCTCGGGGCTCCGGCCCGGCGGCAC from Betaproteobacteria bacterium includes:
- a CDS encoding UDP-N-acetylmuramoyl-tripeptide--D-alanyl-D-alanine ligase translates to MQAEYRGPDAPFTGVSTDTRAIAKDELFFALSGERFDGSAFVADALTKGALAAVVARSALEGVGNAPRERLVVVDDPRLALGRLAAYWRERFTGPLLALTGSNGKTTVKEMTAAILAVAAGGRERVLATVGNLNNDIGVPLTLLRLNPQDHRYAVVEMGMNHAGEIAYLSGLASPDVALVNNAGVAHIENLRSREAIARAKGEIFSGLRPGGT